The genomic stretch TACAGTTTCATCAAAATGATATCAGTCATCGAAGACACACGCATATCACGCCACGCTTCCCCATAATCATGGTTTTTATTTTCCAGCAGTCCCCTTGTAGCGTCCACCCACTTTTCATATAGCGGTTCCAGCTCTTCATACCCTAATTCCAACCGCTCATCATTTATTAAATCCAATTGGATCAAGGCGATCAGGCAATAATTGACAATACCTATAAATTCATCCTGCACCGGATCCTGTACCCGCTGGGTTCCTTTATCTTGGATAGAACGGATGCGCTGGGCTTTGATAAAAATCTGATCGGTAATGGACGATAAGCGCAACACTCTCCACGCCGTCCCATAATCGACGGTTTTCTTCTTAAAAAGTTCTTTACAAAGGGTAATAACTTGATTATATTCGCTAACAGTTTGCGTTTTCAAAGCAATGATTGATTTTAATGAAAGATACTCCGAACTCATCTTCAGAGACCGAAGATAAATTATTTCCCTCAAAAATAACACTCCAAATCAAAGGAAAGCTTATTCTATTGGATGATCCTTGTGTAATGGGCATTCTCAATGTCACACCGGATTCATTTTATTCAGAAAGCCGCATCAGCCCCGATGAAAATAAATTGTTACAAAAAGCAGAAAAGCTACTTGGTGAAGGTGCGGCCATCCTTGACCTTGGAGGATACAGCAGTAGGCCCGGCGCCGCTGAAGTGACTACAGAAGATGAGATAAACCGCATTCTCCCCGCTGTAAAAGCCTTGAAAAAACACTTCCCCGCCGCCATCATTTCGGTGGATACTTTTAGGCACAAAGTCGCCGAAGCTGCCTTCTCAGAAGGAGCAGATATCATTAACGATATTTCCGGTGGCGAACTGGACAAAAAGATGATCCCCACCGTCGGAAAACTAAACATTCCCTACATCTGCATGCATATGCGTGGAAATCCTGAAACCATGCAGGACAAAACGGAGTATAATAACATAGAAAAGGATATTTTATTATTTTTTAACGAAAAATTGAACCAATGTTATAAAGCTGGCATTAAAGATGTAATAATTGACCCAGGGTTTGGTTTTGCCAAAACTTTGGTACAAAACTATAGGATTCTTAAAAATTTATCTTATTTTAAGACTATAAAAAACCCTATATTAGCTGGTGTCTCCAGAAAATCTATGATTTACAAAACTTTGGGCGTATCGCCCGAGGAGGCACTTAATGGAACAACGGCCCTCAATATGGCTGCGCTCCTTAACGGAGCAAAAATATTAAGAGTACACGACGTAAAAGAAGCTACTGAAACCGTAAAATTATATAAACAACTTTACCCTTGAATCTACTTTTCAAAATAGGATTTTTAGACATTTCCATCGTCAATATTATAGACATCACCTTGGTGAGTATCCTGATTTACCAGGTCTATAAATTGATGCGAGGCAGTGTGGCCATAAAAATCTTTTTGGGGTTCTTGTCCATTTACTTGGTTTATTTGGTGGTCAATGCTGCCAGAATGGAGCTCCTTTCCAGTATTTTGGGTCAGTTTATGGGCGTGGGTGTTATCGCGGCGATCATCCTTTTTGCACCTGAAATCCGAAAGTTCCTTTTAATTATCGGCAGAAGTTCTATCCTCTCCAATGAAAATGTCCTCCAAGAGCTCCTTTTTTGGAGAAAAAAGGAAACCAATGCATTTAACATCACCCCCATCATCGATGCCTGCAAATCGCTTTCTGGCACCAGTACCGGTGCGCTGATAGTTGTTTCACGAAATACAGAATTGAAATTTTACGCAGAAAGTGGTGACCTGATCGATGCTATTGTATCAAAAAGGTTATTGATCAGTATTTTCAACAAGTACAGCCCCTTGCATGACGGGGCGGTCATCCTATATAATGGCAAAGTAAAAGCAGCCAGGTGTATCCTGCCGGTTACGGAAAAAGAGGTTCCGGCCAAGTTTGGCCTTCGTCACCGTGCGGCGATCGGCATGTCCGAAGCAACAGACACTTTGGTACTGATCGTTTCGGAAGAAACCGGCCAGGTTTCCATGGCCAAAAACGGCAATATCCTGCACAATCTTTCTTTCCAAGAGATTCGTGAGATGCTCAACAACTACCTTACAGGGGTGGATATTGACGATAAATTTGAAATGATCAGTTCTTTTGAAAGCAGGAAGTTAAAGTCCCGCCCTGCTGAGGCGTAAGGTGGATATTTCACTCATGCCGCGACTTAGGGCCACGGCATGAATGAAACCAGTCCGGCTAAGGCGGACCAACCTTTACCTCAAATCACCCCAAGTTCCTTCCCTACTTCCGTAAAGGCTTTAATTGCCGTATCCAAATGTCCTCGATCATGGGCGGCTGATATCTGCACGCGGATCCTGGCTTGGCCTTTTGGCACCACTGGGTAATAAAAACCTATCACATACACGCCCCGCTCAAGGAGCTTCTCGGCCATCTGCTGGGAAAGCACCGCATCATACAGCATTATTGGAACGATCGGATGGACACCAGGCTTGATATCAAAACCGGCTTCAGTCATTTTCTCCCTGAAATAAGTGGTGTTTTCTTCCAATTTGTCCCGGAGTTCGGTCGTTTCCGAAAGTAAATCAAAAACAGCGATAGAAGCTCCCGTAATGGCAGGCGCAAGGGTATTGGAGAAAAGATAAGGCCGCGAACGCTGACGTAGAATGTCTATGATTTCCTTTCTGCCCGAGGTAAATCCTCCTGAGGCACCTCCAAGTGCTTTCCCTAATGTACCGGTAATAATATCCATTTTGCCCATCACCCCTTTCAGCTCATGTACACCGCGTCCTGTTTTACCGATGAATCCAGTCGAATGGCACTCATCGGACATCACCAGCGCATCATACTTCTCGGCCAGGGCGACGATCTTATCCATCTGGGCAATGGTACCATCCATGGAAAAGGCCCCATCTGTCACGATAATTTTTTGCTTTGCCCCTTTTTCATTGGCATCCTTCAACTGGACTTCCAAGTCCTCCATATCATTGTGCTTGAAACGGAATCTCATTGCTTTACAAAGCCGTACACCGTCAATGATGGAAGCATGGTTCAAGGCGTCGGAGATAATGGCATCCTCAGGCCCTAAAATAGGCTCAAAAACACCCCCATTGGCATCAAAAGCCGCCGCATATAGGATCGTATCTTCGGTACCCAAAAACTCACTAATCTTCTTCTCCAGCTCTTTGTGGATATCCTGCGTGCCACAGATAAACCTCACTGAAGACATCCCATAGCCATGGCTATCTATTGCTTTCTTAGCGGCTTCTATCACCTTGGGATGACTGGAAAGCCCCAAGTAATTATTAGCGCAAAAATTCAGCACCTTCTTCCCATCCCCGGTGGTGATTTCTGCTCCCTGTGGAGAAGTAATCACCCGTTCTGACTTATACAGCCCCAAATTACTTATTTCTTTCAGTTCCTTTTCTAATTTTGGTTTTAAACTTTCGTACATGATATATTTGGATTTTATTTCGTATTATTGTAATTGAAAAACTTTCATATAAAAGTAGTTTAAAATATTTACAATCGGTAAAATTGAATTTATTAATTTTGCGTAAACTCGTATTGTATATTAGGCCACGTTATGAGAGCCAAAAATGCGTGAAAATCAATTTCTGACCGTAGAAGAAAGGTTAACGCATATTTCGAGTTAATATAAACCCTAAACGTAAAAAAGCCCTTGTTCATTCATGACAAGGCTCATAGAGATTATGGAAACAATTCTTATCACTGGAGCTGCAGGTCAACTGGGTTCCGAACTTACCTTGGCTCTCGCCCACATGTACGGGGGTGACCGTATCATAGCCACGGACATCAACGAAGCCTCAGCTCATAAGTTTGACTATTGCCGCTTTATGCCCCTGGACGTAATGGACAATCAAAAAATAGCTGAGATAGTAAAAACCGAAAAGGTTACCCAGATCTATCACCTTGCAGCCATCCTTTCAGCCACCAGTGAAAAGAATCCGATTTTTGCCTGGAACCTAAACATGGAAAGCCTCCTTTCCATTTTGGAAATAGCCAGGGAACAAAAGCTTAACAAAATCTATTGGCCTTCCTCCATCGCAGTTTTTGGCCCCAATACACCTATGCAAGACACCCCTCAGGACTGTGTGATGGATCCAAACACGGTTTATGGCATTTCCAAACAAGCCGGGGAAAGATGGTGCGCTTATTATTATGAAAAATACGGTGTGGATGTAAGGAGCTTACGTTATCCTGGTCTGATCGGCTACAAGTCCATGCCTGGTGGCGGCACCACAGACTACGCTGTAGATATCTTTCACAAGGCCATTGAAGGCGAGGACTTTGAGTGTTTCCTGAACGAGGACACCTATCTGCCCATGATGTATATGGATGATGCCATCAAGGCTACCCTGGACCTGATGCACGCCCCTTCCGCGCAAATAAAAGTACGTTCCAGCTATAACCTTGGCGGTATCAGTTTTTCTCCCAAAGAAATTTATGCATGCATCAAACAGCATTATCCAAATTTCAACATCACCTTCAAGCCTGATTTCAGGCAACAAATTGCAGATACCTGGCCAGACAGCATCGACGACAGCGCTGCCAAAAATGACTGGGGATGGAAACATTCTTACGGTTTGGAAGAAATGACTAAGGATATTTTAGCTAACTTACCGGCCTATTTGGTACACCTAAAATAGAATTTGAATGAAAAAACTACTGCCATATGTCCTTTTGATGGGATTTACTTTTGCATGCGACAAGCCGGCAGAAGAGACCGCAAACGAAGAGATGACCACAGAGCATACCTCAGAACCAGCAGACAAAATTCTTCAACAGAAGGGGTCTACCTGGTTCACCTATGAGGGCACTGTACCTTGTGAGGATTGCAGCGGTATCAAGATGACATTGCGATTAGAAAACCGGGCCGAAAAGGATACAAGAGAATACAAGCTTACCCAAGTCTATCTGGACACTCCAGATGGCAATAGAACCTTTGAATCCTCAGGTGTTTATGAAGTTTCTTATGGGATGGAAGGGAATCCCGGAGCCATGGTCATCACCTTGCTGGACGGTCAGGAAAATCCCGTCAAACATTTTCTTCAGGAAAAGGACAGTGATAAGTTCATTATGCTTGACATCAACAAAAAGAAAATAAAATCCGATCTTAATTATTCGTTGATCATAAAATAAAGAGACTGTCCCATAAGCAGTCTTTTCGATCCTCCTTGGACACAAAAAAGGAGGAATCTCACATCACACTTGTAAATGCGCATTTGAGATTCCTTCCCAATGTATCGGGGTCGGAATGGCAATGAGCCAGGCTTTTATTTTTTATCCAATATCTTCTCCTTCTGAAAACCCAAAAGCACATCACCATCAGGATAAACCATCACAGGCCTTTTGATCATACTGCTATTGGCCACCAATACGGGGATCGCTGTACTAGCCTCATCCATCCCGTCTTTTTCTTCCTCAGATAGTTTTCTGTAAGTGGTTCCCCTTTTATTGACCAATTGCGCAAGTGGCACCTTTTCCAAAAAAACCTCCAAAAGCTTGGCCGTCGGAGGCGTCTTTTTATAATCCACAAATTCGTAGGCGACCCCTTCTTCTTCCAGTAATTTAAAGGTCTTTTTCATGGTATCACAGTTCTTGATACCGTACACAGCAAGTTTAGCACCCATAATTCAAATTATACTATTTCATTAAGTGAGGCTTCATTGGCTTCGAGGATATGAGCTACATGCTCATCTGTCAAAGCAGCACTCAAAAAGAGACTTTCAAATTGGGATGGTGGCAAGTATACACCTCGCTTCAACATGGCCTGGAAATATTTCCCGAATAATGCAGTATCAGCTGTTTTTGCTGTCTCAAAATCCACCACTTTCTCGGATGTAAAAAACAAACTGTACATACTTCCAAGATGCGTCATGGTATAGTCCAGGCCCATTTTGTCAAGAGTACCTTTTACACCAGCCACCAGCCTGCTCCCTGTTTGGTCAAGTTTCTTGTACACTTCCGGATGCTGAGAGAGATAATCCAGCATGGCCATTCCCGCAGCCGTGGCGATGGGGTTTCCAGACAAGGTACCCGCTTGATAAACGGGCCCAACAGGCGAAACAAAATCCATGATTTCCTTCTTTCCTCCATATGCGCCCACAGGCATGCCGCCACCGATGATTTTACCCATGGTAGTCAAATCCGGTGTAACACCAAACACTTCTTGGGCGCCTCCAGGAGCAAGACGAAAACCGGTCATTACTTCATCGAAAATCAGAACAATACCTTCCTCATCACATAACTTTCTAAGGCCTTGCAGAAAGCCTTCTTCTGGCAATACCAATCCCATATTCCCCGGCACAGGCTCTAAAATAATCGCAGCCACTTCATCCCTATTCGCCTCCACCACTTCCTTCACGGCATTCAGATCATTATATGGAGCCAATAGGGTATCCTTTGCGGTGCCCTTGGTTACCCCTGGAGAATTAGGGGCTCCCATCGTAATCGCTCCTGATCCAGCAGCAATCAAGAATGAATCGCCATGACCATGGTAATTTCCTTCAAATTTGATAAACTTATCACGGCCGGTATATCCCCTGGCGAGCCTTACTGCAGACATGGTGGCTTCGGTCCCGGAGTTGACCATCCTTACTTTTTCTACAGAAGGGACCATCTTACAGATCAATTCAGCGATATCGATTTCTTTTGCCGTAGGTGCGCCAAATGACGTTCCATTTTCAACAGCCTTGATGATCGCCTCATTTATTGCTGGATGGTTATGCCCCAAAATCATCGGCCCCCAGCTATTGATCAGCTCAATGTAGCGGTTATCATCCTCGTCATAGAGATAGGCTCCTTCCGCCTTTTTGATGAACAGGGGATCTCCACCTACAGCCTTAAAAGCCCTCACTGGTGAGTTTACACCTCCTGGTATGAAATTTTGAGCATTAAAAAAAAGCGACTTACTATTTTGGATATTCATTAAAACGTGTTATTTTATTTCCTTAATTTCACCTTCATTAAGTTTCAGTACAGGTACATACCGATTGGATTGGCTCCCATTAAAGTCCAGTCCAAAACCAAGATCAGATTGGACTGCACCTTGTCTATTGAGATTTTTTCTAAAATCAAATCCGGCAGTGGCATTGACCGAGCCTGCCACCCACTTCATCAGCTCGAAGCCAATGTAAGCATTGGAGCCAGGATAGGTGCTGTATTTTTCAAAAAAACGAAACCTGAAATCTTCTGTTTGCGACTTACTAAAGTCCACCGTATTGTTTCCGATATAATTCAGGTCATTGCCTTCCAGCATTTCAAAATTGGCAAAATTAAAATACAGCCAACTGTCCATCACAAAAATAGGAACACTGGTACTGAGAGATTCCAACAGAGACAAGGTAGGTGAGGCGATATAAGGATCATCTGAGAATATGACGATTTGGTCAGCACGCGCGGTCATGCCCGGCTTTAGCCCTACATTGGACAAAAAGTCCCGAATGTTGCTAGCCCCTACTTTCTCATTGAATACAATGCGATACCCTCGTTTAGAGGCCTCTTCAGCCAACTGACGTGCCATCAACTCATCCCGCGAGGAACCCGAGTAGGCAATTGCTATCCGGTTTCCGGCCACATGCTTTCTGCCATAGTTCAATAACTTGTCAACAATCACTTCGGTAGAAGGCCTGAAAAGATAGGCATAATCGGTATCACCAAACGTCTCCTTGATATTGGAAAGCGGATTGATGAATGGAATTTTATGACGGTCTGCAAAATTGGCCACCAACGCTGTTTCTTCAGGATAAATAGGCCCTATAATAATATCCGCCTTGTTGAAAAACGGATCGGACAGAATTTTTTGTACTACGGCATTTTTTCTTTCCGTGTCAAAAGTCTTTACATTGATGTCCATTCCTTTGCTCTTGGCATCCTTAATGGCCATGTCCAAACCTTGATAAAGCTCAAAAACAAAGTTCCCCCCGTCCAGGCTCCTAACACCTGAACCACCTTGATAGTTAAACGGAAGCACAATGGCTACATCCAACGTATTGTTTTTAATCCTATCCAATACCCGTCCATCTCCTTCTTTTCCGGCCAGGTTCATATCGTTCAGTTCTGCCAACAGTTTCTTCTCATTGGAAGAAAGTACCGATTGTTGTAGTAATTTCTCTTTCAAGGCCAGGCTGTATCCTTTGTTTTCTTTAAAAGAAGCATAATGCGCCACCAGCAAACTTACGGTCACGCTATTACTGCAATAATCATAACTGGCCCGATAGCTTTCCTCTTTGATTGCTTCGCCATCGATTTTCCCCATAGCCTTCAGTCCGTCATAGGCTTGGTTCAGTGAAAAATTGGTAGTCCCCAATAAGTACAAGGCCTCATCTTCTTTCTCCCAGTTGTAATCGGTCACCAGCTGCTCCAAGGTCACTTTGGCAAGCTGGTACTGTTGGTTTTTATTGGCTGCCCTTGCAAAATGATAGTGGGCATATAAGGCCAGCTTTCCATAATTATTATAATCCAAATAAGGCCTCAGCTGCTCCATCGCCTCCTCTGGACTTCCGCTGTCAATCAATCTCACGGCAGAGCTGTAGCCTGTCCCTGTCTGCTGGGCCAGCACTGGACTGCCCAACAATATGACAAGCAATAAAAATATGTTTATCTTTCTCATGGGTAAATTTTACTTACAATCATTTTGAAGACACTGGCTGCCCTGTCCAAAATAGCAGGTAGTTCATTTTGAATGATGTGAAACTGAGCAGCCTCTAAACAACCAGTGTCCGTCCACGGTTAAACTCAAATTCTATACCTTATTTAAGACGGATTACGAATTTAATTGATTTTGAAACAAAACCACATAAAAAAAGCCTGATTTACATCAGGCTTTTGCTTTATTCCCATTCAATGGTCGCAGGCGGCTTAGAGCTGATGTCATACACCACTCGATTGACCCCTTTTACCTTATTGATAATTTCATTGGATATTTTTCCCAAAAACTCGTACGGCAAATGCACCCAGTCAGCGGTCATGCCATCCACAGACGTCACCGCCCTCAGCGCTATCACTTGTTCATAGGTCCGCTCATCTCCCATCACACCTACAGACTGAACAGGAAGCAAAATCGCACCTGCCTGCCACACGCTATCATAGAGCTTATCGTCTTTAAGGCCTTGGATGAAGATATGATCGACCTCTTGCAGAATGGCCACTTTCGCTGGGGTAATGTCTCCCAAAATCCGAATAGCCAGTCCTGGCCCAGGAAATGGATGCCTCCCAATGATATTCTCAGGAATCTGCAGTGCACGCCCCACTTCCCTTACTCCATCCTTAAACAGGGTATTGAGTGGCTCCACCACCTTCAATTTCATAAAATCCGGCAAACCACCTACATTATGGTGCGACTTGATCGTGGCAGAAGGCCCATTTACAGAAACAGATTCAATGACATCAGGATAGATCGTTCCCTGACCAAGCCATTTTACTCCTTGGATTTTATGCGCCTCATCGTCAAAGACTTCGATAAAAGTATTCCCGATCGCCTTTCGTTTATCTTCAGGATCACTCTTTCCAGCCAAAGCATCATAAAAACGCTGCTTGGCATCCACCCCGATCACATTCAGACCAAGGTACTTATAGGAATCGAGCACTTCTTCGTATTCATTTTTTCGCAACAGGCCATTGTCCACAAATACACAGGTCAGGTTATCCCCTATCGCCCTGTGGATCAGCGTCGCGGCCACAGAAGAATCCACTCCTCCTGACAGGCCCATGACCACTTTATCCCCCCCGATCTTCTCCTTCAATTCATCAATGGTCGCATCGATAAACACATCAGAAGTCCAATCCTGACTGCACCCACAAATCTGCACGACAAAATTTCTCAGCACGTTTTTGCCCTCCTCAGAATGCGTTACTTCCGGGTGAAACTGGATACCAAATGTCTGCTCATTTGGCACCTTAAATGCAGCCACCTTCACCGAAGCAGTACTGGAAATTATCTCCCAGCCATCCGGGAGGTCCTTGATCGTATCACCATGGGACATCCACACTTGGGAGCCATGCGAGACCTCATGAAACAAATCATTGTGCTTGTCGATAAAATTCAGGTTGGCCCGGCCGTATTCCCTGATTTCAGAAGGCGCCACATTGCCGCCATACTTTTGGGCGAGCAATTGGGATCCATAGCAAACACCCAAAAGGGGCAATTTACCTCTGAACTGCTCAAGGTCTATATCTGGAGAGCCTTCATCCCTAACCGAGCAGGGGCTGCCCGATAGGATCACACCTTTTATATCGGAGGTGATTTCCGGGATGTTGTTATAGGGGTGGATTTCACAGTACACATCGAGTTCTCTTACTCTTCTGGCAATAAGCTGTGTGTACTGGGATCCAAAATCTAGGATAAGTATCTGTTCTGCCATGCGCAAAGGTAATCACACTTCCATTAACGGAAAAGCCGGAACTGAAAATTTCGAAATTTTATTTGGAAAAAAAATGTCACCCTTTGCTTTCGCTCAGGGTGACATTCCGATCTTCTATGGTAATCTAAAAGATTTACAGTCTAACTATTTGTGGTTATATTCTCACACCGGTATTTCCTCCCCCTTCAAGGGTAATGCTTACAGGCTTGTTGGTTTTCCAAGAACCTCCTGTAAAGTCCGGCACATCGATGGAAGTGGCCCTATTGGCCACAGACCATTCGGACAGTGGTGAGATCGCACTCCAAAGCGCAGCGTCATACACATCCTGATCCAGGGGAAGGCCATTTCTCAGGCAATCCACCAGTCTCCAGGTCATCATAAAGTCCATGCCACCATGACCACCGATCTTTTTGGCCATTTCACCCACTTTTTTGGTGATTTCTGGCGTATATTTTTCTTCCAGTTCAGTCATCTGCTCATCCGAAAACCAGCGGTGTCCTGTTGCCACACCTTGCTTAGGCCATTTTCTGGCGATGCCTTTGGTACCGCTGACCAAGTGAATTCTTGAATATGGCCTTGGAGAAGTCACATCGTGCTGGATCATGATGGACTTGCCTTTCTTGGTTTTCACCATGGTCGTATTCAGGTTGCCACGGAACTGCATATTGGCATATGAGGCAAAGAAATCATCATCCTCTGCCAGTTCCTGGGCGTGCTTCTGCATCATGAAATCATTGCTGGACAAGGAGGTCAGGTAATCCATCTGGTCACCCCTGTTGATGTCCATGACTTGGCAGATTGGACCTAAGCCGTGTGTCGCATAGAGGTTGCCGTTTCTGTGGGCGTTTTCCTTAAGCCTCCACATGTCCTCATAGCCACCTTCTTTCTTAAAGTTTAGCCCCAGCAGATCATGCAGATAAGCACCTTCTCCGTGGATCACATCCCCAAAGAAGCCGTCCCTGGCCATATTGAGCGTCATCATTTCGAAGAAATCATAGCAGCAATTCTCCATCATCATGCAGTGCTTCTTGGTACGCTCGGAGGTCTCCACCAGCTCCCAGCATTCCTCTAGCGTCTTGGCAGCAGGCACCTCGATGGCCACGTGCTTGTCAGACTCCATTGCATGCACGGCCATTGGCACGTGCCACTCCCAAGGCGTTAGTATAAACACAATATCCAGGTCATCACGATCCACCAGCTTTTTCCAAGCATAGGCCGACCCAGAATAGGTATCCGGATCATGCGGGGAATCCTTCAGCATTTCCTTCACCTTGTCCACTTTCTCGGGAACCAGGTCACAGATTGCTTTGATCTCTACGCCTTTTATCTTACTCATTCGTTCCACATGTCCAGGACCTCGCATGCCCAAGCCTATAAAGCCAGCCCGTACCGTATCCAACTTAGGAGCACCGTAACCCGACATGTTAAATCGTTGGTTATTTTTTCTTTTGCTCTGTCTTAATACTTCGTCCAACTGTGGCTGGGTAAACCCGCTCATACCAGCTCCTACCAACCCCATACCTGCAAGCCCGGAAAGCTTAAGAAAATCTCTTCTATTATTGCTCATAATGATGACTTTTATGGTTAGTGTAATTATTAATTTTCCAAAACAGCTTTGTTCCGGTCGTCATTCAAAACCGTAAACCCTGGCCGCATTGGTATAGAATAGTTTTTGTAAAACTCCTTTAGGTAAATTAAGTCCGCGGAATTTACCGGAAAACTCAGGTGCCTCCAGCTCCTTGTCGGTTGCGAAGAAGTCCCAGTGAAAATTCCACAAATGTTCAAATCGATCCGCCACTCCCTGATCGCCAAAAGAACCATCGTCGATCACATCCGTACCGTACATGATCCTATCCTGGTACTTGATCATAAACGCCCGTACATCCTCCCGGCGTTCTTTGGCCTGTAACTGTAAATGGCAAACCCTCTCGGCCACATCGGTCAAAAGATTAGGATACTTATCCAGCCTTGTGGCCACTTGGTCTATGCTCCATTCCATGCTCAGCAAGTGCAAGCCTACAAATTGAAGATTTGGATGGCGCTCCAACATCCTGTCCCTTGCCTCCATTTGCGCTTGATATGAAGGGTATTCCGGATGTAGGAACATATGGTATTCAGGATGGCCACTAAAATAATTCCGGTCCGAGTCCACCGTCATTTCTTCCAAAGGAAGCCAGCAGTTTTTTGGCTCCCCCTGATGGCCAATCAACAGGATGTGATTTTTCTCAAGATAATCCAAGATAGGCGCGACCCGCTCATCATCTATCATGATAAACTGACCTTGGCTGTCTTTTAGATCCATCCCAATATTCTTCCAAATCTTCACCCCGGAAGCTCCCTTCTCCAAGCCCCGCTTTATTTGTTCGATGGCCCTCGTGGCCCAGCCCTCCTCATTTATCCCTTCTGTAGAAAATGAGGTGACAAATCTAATCCGGTTTGGGTATTGGCTGTCCAGTTGTTTGAGTACCTCTTGTTGGCCCTCGATGGAATCAAAAAAAGGTATCTCTGTATTGATCGAAAGAAAGGAAGCGCCATACTCAAGGGCTTTTTCCATTTTTTCGATGGAATGTGTATTTAAATGTACGTGTGCGTCTATAAAAGGACGAATCATTTATTTATCGTTTTTCATGATATCCAACTTATAACTCACCAAATCAGTCACTTCTTTGGTGGCTTTCGGGAAGACCTTCCGCAAGTCGATTTCTTCATTTTCAAGCAGCAGTTGCTGCAAGGTCTTCATGAAAATATTTTTGATTTCAGTCGCCAGGTTCACTTTGCAGATGCCTCGGGTGATGGCTTTCCGTAACTGTTCCTCAGAAACTCCTGAGCTACCATGAAGGACCAAGGTCGCCTCTGTGGCCGCTGCTATTTCACTTAATAGATCAAATTGCAATTTAGGCTCTTGTTTATAAAAGCCATGTGCCGTACCAATGGAAATCGCCAGTGCATCCACCCCGGTTTGCTCGACGAAGGTTTTGGCCTCCTCGGCTGTTGTAAACCCTTGGTGCTCGTGAGACTGACCCAGTTTGGCCACATACCCCAGCTCAGCTTCCACGTTTGCACCGTATTTATGTGCTCTCTTTACCACTTCCTGGGTGATTTTCACATTTTCATTAAAAGGCAACTCACTACCGTCAATCATCACCGAGTCAAATCCGGCATCCAAGCAAGCCTGTACCAGCTCGACACTGCCACCATGATCCAAATGGATCCAGCCTTCTACTCCATACTCCTTCAGTGCTGCACGCCCCATGGCGACTGCCGTATTAAGCCCCATATAGTCTATCGAACTCTTGGTCAATTGTAAAATCACGGGCTCGTCCAAGGTGGACGCAGCCTTCATGACACCCTGTAGTGTTTCCAGGTTATAGAAATTGGTGGCCAATAACCCACGTTTTTGGGCTGTAAATCCCTGTAATTTATGCTTTAACTTCATGACAATGATTAGATTTTTTGATTAAACTGGGACTTTGCCCGTTCTTTTACTGCCGCCAGGGATTTAAAAGCCCCCGTTCCTCCTGCTGCGGTGGTGTTCAGAGC from Echinicola soli encodes the following:
- a CDS encoding DUF1599 domain-containing protein, with amino-acid sequence MKTQTVSEYNQVITLCKELFKKKTVDYGTAWRVLRLSSITDQIFIKAQRIRSIQDKGTQRVQDPVQDEFIGIVNYCLIALIQLDLINDERLELGYEELEPLYEKWVDATRGLLENKNHDYGEAWRDMRVSSMTDIILMKLYRVKQIEDNSGKTLASEGVDANYQDMINYAIFCLIKLNEQEHA
- the folP gene encoding dihydropteroate synthase — translated: MKDTPNSSSETEDKLFPSKITLQIKGKLILLDDPCVMGILNVTPDSFYSESRISPDENKLLQKAEKLLGEGAAILDLGGYSSRPGAAEVTTEDEINRILPAVKALKKHFPAAIISVDTFRHKVAEAAFSEGADIINDISGGELDKKMIPTVGKLNIPYICMHMRGNPETMQDKTEYNNIEKDILLFFNEKLNQCYKAGIKDVIIDPGFGFAKTLVQNYRILKNLSYFKTIKNPILAGVSRKSMIYKTLGVSPEEALNGTTALNMAALLNGAKILRVHDVKEATETVKLYKQLYP
- the cdaA gene encoding diadenylate cyclase CdaA, producing MNLLFKIGFLDISIVNIIDITLVSILIYQVYKLMRGSVAIKIFLGFLSIYLVYLVVNAARMELLSSILGQFMGVGVIAAIILFAPEIRKFLLIIGRSSILSNENVLQELLFWRKKETNAFNITPIIDACKSLSGTSTGALIVVSRNTELKFYAESGDLIDAIVSKRLLISIFNKYSPLHDGAVILYNGKVKAARCILPVTEKEVPAKFGLRHRAAIGMSEATDTLVLIVSEETGQVSMAKNGNILHNLSFQEIREMLNNYLTGVDIDDKFEMISSFESRKLKSRPAEA
- the kbl gene encoding glycine C-acetyltransferase translates to MYESLKPKLEKELKEISNLGLYKSERVITSPQGAEITTGDGKKVLNFCANNYLGLSSHPKVIEAAKKAIDSHGYGMSSVRFICGTQDIHKELEKKISEFLGTEDTILYAAAFDANGGVFEPILGPEDAIISDALNHASIIDGVRLCKAMRFRFKHNDMEDLEVQLKDANEKGAKQKIIVTDGAFSMDGTIAQMDKIVALAEKYDALVMSDECHSTGFIGKTGRGVHELKGVMGKMDIITGTLGKALGGASGGFTSGRKEIIDILRQRSRPYLFSNTLAPAITGASIAVFDLLSETTELRDKLEENTTYFREKMTEAGFDIKPGVHPIVPIMLYDAVLSQQMAEKLLERGVYVIGFYYPVVPKGQARIRVQISAAHDRGHLDTAIKAFTEVGKELGVI
- a CDS encoding NAD-dependent epimerase/dehydratase family protein — encoded protein: METILITGAAGQLGSELTLALAHMYGGDRIIATDINEASAHKFDYCRFMPLDVMDNQKIAEIVKTEKVTQIYHLAAILSATSEKNPIFAWNLNMESLLSILEIAREQKLNKIYWPSSIAVFGPNTPMQDTPQDCVMDPNTVYGISKQAGERWCAYYYEKYGVDVRSLRYPGLIGYKSMPGGGTTDYAVDIFHKAIEGEDFECFLNEDTYLPMMYMDDAIKATLDLMHAPSAQIKVRSSYNLGGISFSPKEIYACIKQHYPNFNITFKPDFRQQIADTWPDSIDDSAAKNDWGWKHSYGLEEMTKDILANLPAYLVHLK
- a CDS encoding copper resistance protein NlpE, giving the protein MKKLLPYVLLMGFTFACDKPAEETANEEMTTEHTSEPADKILQQKGSTWFTYEGTVPCEDCSGIKMTLRLENRAEKDTREYKLTQVYLDTPDGNRTFESSGVYEVSYGMEGNPGAMVITLLDGQENPVKHFLQEKDSDKFIMLDINKKKIKSDLNYSLIIK
- a CDS encoding Spx/MgsR family RNA polymerase-binding regulatory protein is translated as MGAKLAVYGIKNCDTMKKTFKLLEEEGVAYEFVDYKKTPPTAKLLEVFLEKVPLAQLVNKRGTTYRKLSEEEKDGMDEASTAIPVLVANSSMIKRPVMVYPDGDVLLGFQKEKILDKK